In the Mycolicibacterium thermoresistibile genome, one interval contains:
- the ipdA gene encoding cholesterol ring-cleaving hydrolase subunit IpdA, which produces MSDKRTSLDAVVAELRDGMTIGIGGWGSRRKPMAFVRAILRSDVKDLTVVTYGGPDLGLLCAAGKVRRAYYGFVSLDSPPFYDPWFAKARTSGAIEVREMDEGMLRCGLQAAAQRLPFLPIRAGLGSSVPDFWEGELKTVTSPYPAPGGGHETLIAMPALNLDAAFVHLNLGDARGNAAYTGIDPYFDDLYLMAAERRYLSVERVVSTEELVKSVPPQALLVNRMMVDAVVEAPGGAHFTTAAPDYDRDEKFQRHYAQAAGSEDTWREFVDTYLSGSEDDYQAAVRTFEQEASS; this is translated from the coding sequence ATGAGCGACAAGAGAACCAGCCTGGACGCGGTCGTTGCCGAACTGCGTGACGGCATGACCATCGGCATCGGCGGCTGGGGCTCCCGGCGCAAACCGATGGCGTTCGTCCGGGCGATCCTGCGCAGCGACGTCAAGGATCTTACCGTGGTGACCTACGGCGGGCCCGACCTCGGTCTGCTGTGCGCGGCCGGCAAGGTGCGGCGGGCCTACTACGGCTTCGTGTCGCTGGACTCTCCCCCGTTCTACGATCCGTGGTTCGCCAAGGCCCGCACGTCGGGCGCCATCGAGGTCCGCGAGATGGACGAGGGCATGCTGCGGTGCGGACTGCAGGCCGCGGCCCAGCGACTGCCGTTCCTGCCGATCCGGGCCGGGCTGGGGAGCTCGGTGCCGGATTTCTGGGAGGGTGAGCTCAAGACGGTCACCAGCCCGTATCCGGCCCCCGGCGGTGGCCACGAGACGCTGATCGCGATGCCGGCGCTGAACCTCGACGCCGCGTTCGTGCACCTGAACCTCGGCGACGCCCGCGGCAACGCCGCCTACACGGGCATCGACCCGTACTTCGACGACCTGTACCTGATGGCCGCCGAGCGCCGGTACCTGTCGGTGGAGCGGGTGGTGTCCACCGAGGAACTGGTCAAATCGGTTCCGCCCCAGGCGCTGCTGGTGAACCGGATGATGGTCGACGCCGTGGTGGAGGCGCCCGGTGGCGCCCACTTCACCACCGCCGCACCCGATTACGACCGTGACGAGAAGTTCCAGCGGCACTACGCGCAGGCCGCCGGATCGGAGGACACCTGGCGGGAGTTCG
- a CDS encoding histidine phosphatase family protein, with protein sequence MRDSRILRVVVAAISAALLFIVSAIPAWSMTVTFVRHGESQANAAHIIETDIPGRGLTERGHAEAAAVAEILARNGHDKAYSSPLLRTLETARHFADDDSEITRLEGMREIPGGWFEGARDDSGLERLLYGLPGIAWALGLRFIPVLGSEDGNAFDARVDAALRQIHADYLAGETQNPVVFGHGGTIMFWTMMNVDNPDLLLMLTHTLGNTETVVIEGSPDEGWTLVSWAGVEVSRTPSLPTTLFVRTRDLLVAPQTALYNLGQALRTGDVVTVVEALRDGILDVVTTAVRYVPNVVRDIVDSVLEREAQQPPQTSAERLETAGDRSRSDTGPGVTAPASGAPAATPEARPARAEVTTELTAELTTELTAGPRPGPGAEPESAPGSAEETDLAAVPALKPHGATDLSTGNKVEPEPVRGVSRPRATLRDTAGQPTSVPAGAGAAAAGTSKAGAVTRCRACA encoded by the coding sequence ATGCGGGACAGTCGAATCCTCCGTGTGGTGGTGGCCGCGATCTCAGCGGCGCTGTTGTTCATCGTCTCCGCGATTCCGGCATGGTCGATGACCGTGACGTTCGTACGGCACGGGGAATCGCAGGCGAACGCCGCGCACATCATCGAGACCGACATCCCGGGCCGGGGCCTGACCGAACGGGGGCACGCCGAGGCGGCGGCCGTCGCGGAGATCCTGGCACGAAACGGGCACGACAAGGCCTACTCGTCGCCGCTGTTGCGCACCCTGGAGACCGCCCGCCACTTCGCCGACGACGACTCCGAGATCACCCGGCTGGAGGGAATGCGGGAGATCCCGGGTGGATGGTTCGAGGGCGCGCGCGACGACTCCGGCCTCGAACGACTGCTCTACGGCCTGCCGGGCATCGCCTGGGCGTTGGGCTTGCGGTTCATCCCGGTGCTCGGCTCCGAGGACGGCAACGCCTTCGACGCCCGGGTGGACGCCGCGCTGCGTCAGATCCACGCCGACTACCTGGCGGGCGAAACGCAGAACCCGGTGGTGTTCGGGCACGGCGGCACGATCATGTTCTGGACGATGATGAACGTCGACAACCCCGATCTGCTGCTGATGCTGACCCACACGCTCGGCAACACCGAGACGGTGGTGATCGAGGGCAGTCCGGACGAGGGCTGGACGCTGGTCTCCTGGGCAGGGGTGGAGGTCAGCCGGACTCCGTCACTGCCCACCACACTGTTCGTCCGCACCCGCGATCTGCTCGTCGCGCCGCAGACCGCGCTGTACAACCTCGGTCAGGCGTTGCGCACCGGCGACGTCGTCACGGTCGTCGAGGCATTGCGCGACGGCATCCTCGACGTCGTGACCACCGCCGTGCGGTATGTGCCGAACGTGGTCCGCGACATCGTCGACTCGGTGTTGGAGCGCGAGGCTCAGCAGCCGCCGCAGACCTCGGCGGAGCGGCTCGAGACGGCCGGCGACCGGTCCCGGTCCGACACCGGGCCGGGAGTGACGGCGCCGGCGAGCGGCGCGCCGGCCGCAACGCCGGAGGCACGACCGGCCCGCGCAGAAGTCACCACCGAACTCACCGCAGAGCTCACCACCGAACTCACCGCGGGGCCGCGTCCCGGGCCCGGGGCCGAACCGGAATCTGCGCCGGGGTCCGCGGAGGAGACCGACCTCGCCGCCGTGCCGGCCCTCAAGCCCCATGGCGCAACCGATCTCAGCACCGGCAACAAGGTGGAGCCCGAGCCGGTCAGGGGGGTGAGCCGGCCCCGCGCCACGCTGCGCGACACCGCGGGTCAGCCCACCTCGGTACCGGCCGGAGCCGGGGCCGCCGCGGCGGGAACGTCAAAGGCGGGTGCTGTCACGCGGTGTCGCGCCTGTGCGTGA
- a CDS encoding SDR family oxidoreductase, producing MGIVDGRVVIVTGAGNGIGRAHALAFAAEGARVVVNDIGVGLDGSPASGGSAAQAVVDEIKAAGGEAVANGSNVADWAQAEELVKTAIDTYGGLDVLVNNAGIVRDRMIANTSEEEFDAVVAVHLKGHFATTRHAAAYWRGLAKEGKAVDARIINTSSGAGLQGSVGQGNYSAAKAGIAALTLVAAAELGRYGVTVNAIAPSARTRMTETVFAEMMATQDQEFDSMAPENISPLVVWLGSAESKDVSGRVFEVEGGKVRVAEGWAHGPEADKGARWDPAELGPVVRDLLAKARQPVPVYGA from the coding sequence ATGGGAATCGTTGACGGCCGGGTGGTCATCGTCACCGGAGCGGGCAATGGCATCGGCCGGGCACACGCGCTGGCCTTCGCTGCCGAGGGCGCCCGGGTCGTGGTGAACGACATCGGGGTGGGCCTGGACGGCTCGCCGGCGAGCGGCGGCAGCGCGGCGCAGGCGGTCGTCGACGAGATCAAGGCGGCCGGCGGGGAGGCCGTCGCCAACGGATCGAACGTGGCGGACTGGGCCCAGGCCGAGGAACTCGTCAAGACCGCGATCGACACCTACGGCGGCCTGGACGTGCTGGTGAACAACGCCGGCATCGTGCGGGACCGGATGATCGCCAACACCAGCGAGGAGGAGTTCGACGCCGTCGTCGCGGTCCACCTCAAGGGCCACTTCGCCACCACCCGGCACGCCGCGGCGTACTGGCGCGGGTTGGCCAAGGAGGGCAAGGCCGTCGACGCGCGCATCATCAACACCAGTTCCGGGGCCGGCCTGCAGGGCAGTGTCGGACAGGGCAACTACAGCGCCGCCAAGGCCGGCATCGCCGCGCTGACCCTGGTGGCCGCCGCCGAACTGGGCCGCTACGGCGTGACGGTCAACGCGATCGCGCCGTCGGCGCGCACCCGGATGACCGAGACGGTGTTCGCCGAGATGATGGCCACGCAGGATCAGGAATTTGATTCCATGGCCCCGGAGAACATCTCACCGCTGGTGGTGTGGCTGGGCAGCGCCGAGTCCAAGGACGTCTCCGGCCGGGTGTTCGAGGTCGAGGGCGGCAAGGTGCGGGTGGCCGAGGGCTGGGCCCACGGCCCGGAGGCCGACAAGGGCGCCCGGTGGGATCCGGCCGAACTCGGCCCGGTGGTGCGTGATCTGCTCGCCAAGGCGCGCCAGCCGGTGCCGGTCTACGGGGCCTGA
- a CDS encoding nitroreductase family deazaflavin-dependent oxidoreductase, which translates to MAKSPPPNLNSPWADVFIKWMARLNTWAYRASGGRLGGTMFRAPVALLTTTGRKTGQPRVSPLLYLRDGERIIVAASRGGSDKNPMWYLNLKANPEVSVQIRREVLELTARDATEAERARYWPQLVAMYPTFEDYQRWTDRVIPLVVCEPRSAANQEP; encoded by the coding sequence ATGGCAAAGTCACCGCCGCCGAACCTGAATTCGCCGTGGGCCGATGTGTTCATCAAATGGATGGCCCGGCTCAACACCTGGGCCTACCGGGCCAGCGGCGGCCGGCTCGGCGGCACCATGTTCAGGGCGCCGGTGGCTCTGCTGACCACGACCGGCCGCAAGACCGGACAGCCCCGGGTCAGCCCGCTGCTGTACCTGCGCGACGGCGAGCGGATCATCGTGGCGGCGTCGCGGGGCGGCAGCGACAAGAACCCGATGTGGTACCTCAACCTGAAGGCGAACCCGGAGGTGTCGGTGCAGATCCGCCGCGAGGTGCTGGAACTGACCGCGCGCGACGCCACCGAAGCCGAACGGGCGCGCTACTGGCCGCAACTGGTCGCGATGTATCCGACCTTCGAGGACTACCAGCGCTGGACCGACCGGGTGATCCCGCTGGTGGTTTGCGAGCCCCGCTCGGCGGCTAATCAGGAGCCGTGA
- a CDS encoding SDR family oxidoreductase yields MNLGLTGRVVLVTGGVRGVGAGISAVFADQGATVVTCARRPVDGLPYEFHSCDVRDDDAVAAMIDTIVDRHGRLDVVVNNAGGSPYVLTAESSAKFNRKIIELNLLGPLSVSQHANAHMQKQPRGGSIINIASVSGRRPTPGTAPYGAAKAGVESLTSTLAVEWAPKVRVNSVVVGMVETEQADLFYGDAESIAAISKNVPLGRLATPADVGWATAFLASDVASYISGASLEVHGGGEPPHYLAATNADAIK; encoded by the coding sequence GTGAACCTCGGATTGACCGGCCGGGTGGTGTTGGTGACCGGCGGTGTCCGCGGCGTCGGCGCCGGGATCAGCGCGGTTTTCGCCGACCAGGGGGCGACCGTGGTGACCTGTGCCCGCCGCCCGGTCGACGGGTTGCCCTATGAGTTCCACAGTTGCGATGTGCGCGACGACGACGCCGTGGCGGCGATGATCGACACCATCGTCGACCGGCACGGCCGCCTCGACGTGGTGGTGAACAACGCCGGCGGTTCGCCGTACGTGTTGACCGCGGAATCGTCGGCGAAGTTCAACCGCAAGATCATCGAACTCAATCTGCTGGGCCCGCTGTCGGTTTCCCAGCACGCCAACGCCCACATGCAGAAGCAGCCGCGGGGCGGGTCGATCATCAACATCGCCAGCGTCAGCGGCCGGCGGCCGACCCCGGGCACCGCGCCCTACGGTGCGGCCAAGGCCGGGGTGGAGAGCCTGACCAGCACGCTGGCCGTCGAATGGGCGCCCAAGGTGCGGGTGAACTCGGTGGTGGTGGGCATGGTCGAGACCGAACAGGCCGATCTGTTCTACGGCGACGCCGAGTCCATCGCGGCGATCTCGAAGAACGTGCCGCTCGGCCGGCTGGCCACACCGGCCGACGTGGGTTGGGCGACCGCGTTTCTGGCGTCCGACGTGGCCTCGTACATCAGTGGTGCGTCGCTGGAGGTGCACGGCGGTGGCGAGCCGCCGCACTATCTGGCGGCGACGAACGCGGACGCGATCAAGTAG
- the echA20 gene encoding (7aS)-7a-methyl-1,5-dioxo-2,3,5,6,7,7a-hexahydro-1H-indene-carboxyl-CoA hydrolase, which produces MPITTTSPEPGIVSVTVDYPPVNAIPSRGWFELADAITAAGRDQQTHVVILRAEGRGFNAGVDIKEMQNTEGFTALIDANRGCYEAFRAVYECAVPVVAAVNGFCVGGGIGLVGNSDVIVASDDAKFGLPEVERGALGAATHLSRLVPQHMMRRLFFTAATVDAHTLHHFGSVHEVVPRAELDEAALRVARDIAAKDTRVIRAAKEALNFIDVQRVNSSYRMEQGFTFELNLAGVADEHRDAFAGTNKGKKQ; this is translated from the coding sequence ATGCCGATAACCACCACCAGTCCCGAACCGGGCATCGTCTCGGTCACCGTCGACTATCCGCCGGTGAACGCCATCCCCTCGCGCGGATGGTTCGAACTCGCCGATGCGATCACGGCGGCCGGCCGTGACCAGCAGACCCACGTGGTGATCCTGCGGGCCGAGGGCCGCGGGTTCAACGCCGGCGTCGACATCAAGGAGATGCAGAACACCGAGGGCTTCACCGCCCTGATCGACGCCAACCGCGGCTGCTACGAGGCGTTCCGCGCGGTGTACGAGTGCGCGGTGCCGGTCGTCGCCGCCGTCAACGGATTCTGCGTCGGCGGCGGCATCGGGCTGGTCGGCAACTCCGATGTCATCGTCGCCTCCGACGACGCGAAATTCGGCCTGCCCGAGGTGGAACGCGGCGCCCTCGGGGCGGCCACCCACCTCTCCCGGCTGGTGCCGCAGCACATGATGCGGCGGCTGTTCTTCACCGCCGCCACCGTCGACGCGCACACGCTGCACCATTTCGGTTCGGTGCACGAGGTGGTGCCCCGCGCCGAACTCGACGAGGCGGCGCTGCGGGTCGCCCGGGACATCGCCGCCAAGGACACCCGGGTGATCCGGGCCGCCAAGGAGGCGCTGAACTTCATCGACGTGCAGCGGGTGAACTCCAGCTACCGCATGGAGCAGGGCTTCACCTTCGAGCTGAACCTGGCCGGTGTGGCCGATGAGCACCGCGACGCGTTCGCGGGGACGAACAAGGGCAAGAAGCAATGA
- a CDS encoding nitroreductase family deazaflavin-dependent oxidoreductase encodes MSARGIRNSRWLASALKHFARGHIRVYRRSNGVLGSRLLWFPAALLTTIGRRTGEPRTTPTLYLRDGDRVILPASFGGRSEHPQWYRNLRANPRVHVQIGARHLDLVARDATAAERDRYWPELTRIYPPYRGYRDATDRVIPLVVCEP; translated from the coding sequence GTGAGCGCCCGCGGGATCCGCAATTCGCGCTGGCTGGCATCGGCGCTCAAGCACTTCGCGCGCGGCCACATCCGGGTGTACCGGCGCAGCAACGGTGTGCTGGGATCGCGGCTGCTGTGGTTCCCGGCCGCCCTGCTGACCACCATCGGCCGCAGAACCGGTGAACCCCGCACCACACCGACGTTGTACCTGCGCGACGGCGACCGGGTGATCCTGCCGGCCTCCTTCGGCGGACGATCCGAACACCCGCAGTGGTACCGCAACCTCAGGGCGAACCCGCGTGTGCACGTCCAGATCGGTGCCCGGCATCTGGATCTGGTGGCCCGTGATGCCACCGCTGCCGAGCGGGACCGCTACTGGCCCGAGTTGACTCGCATCTACCCGCCGTACCGCGGCTACCGCGACGCCACCGACCGGGTGATCCCGCTGGTGGTCTGCGAGCCCTGA